In Rosa chinensis cultivar Old Blush chromosome 1, RchiOBHm-V2, whole genome shotgun sequence, a genomic segment contains:
- the LOC112168286 gene encoding uncharacterized protein LOC112168286, translating into MEEPTPPPPTQIPNPPPNSVETPPHLHPKTKKRPLDSDAQIPNSGYFKIRAVLRDIRPNVLEVLRTPDFQNCKAATTKFKNSSSLKSDCRLSIAHLFRNQVKLLMERYKQMTEQALSSPRCDNVPEGQLSSGAPSEHNLPSGISGQKQQAEDEPNKGTYVVGGSAFGWNFITFSTTEPVYYGMTEESFRAQAAKLTTA; encoded by the exons ATGGAAGAACCAACGCCACCGCCACCGACCCAAATCCCAAATCCTCCTCCGAACTCAGTCGAAACTCCCCCTCATCTTCATCCAAAGACCAAGAAGAGACCCCTTGACAGTGATGCCCAAATCCCCAACTCCGGTTACTTCAAGATTCGTGCCGTCCTCAGAGACATTCGTCCTAATGTTCTTGAG GTTCTCCGGACCCCTGACTTTCAGAATTGTAAGGCAGCCACAACGAAATTCAAGAAC AGTTCATCCTTGAAGTCAGATTGTCGTCTTAGCATTGCCCACCTATTTAGAAACC AGGTGAAGCTTCTGATGGAACGATACAAACAGATGACAGAACAAGCACTTTCCTCACCAAGATGTGACAATGTGCCAGAAGGGCAGCTTTCTTCTGGTGCGCCATCAGAACATAATCTTCCTTCAGGTATATCTGGTCAGAAGCAGCAGGCTGAAGATGAACCAAATAAAGGGACTTATGTTGTTGGAGGGTCAGCCTTTGGCTGGAACTTCATCACCTTTTCCACCACGGAACCGGTCTATTATGGTATGACAGAGGAGTCATTTCGAGCACAAGCAGCAAAGCTGACAACTGCATAA
- the LOC112181532 gene encoding uncharacterized protein LOC112181532, protein MNPQVDKLVRGTTIVATITASYFLLTADYGPEPNVLDPIKKAIQSAEISVKDFIFGSKTQPPESELKKLISNSAKEHP, encoded by the exons ATGAACCCACAAGTGGATAAGCTGGTGAGGGGGACAACAATAGTGGCTACTATCACTGCTTCCTATTTTCTCTTAACCGCTGATTATGGCCCTGAGCCCAATGTTCTCGACCCT ATCAAGAAGGCAATACAGTCTGCAGAAATCTCCGttaaagacttcatctttggatCAAAGACTCAACCTCCAGAAAGCGAACTGAAGAAGCTGATTTCTAACAGCGCAAAGGAACATCCTTAG